The following coding sequences lie in one Megalodesulfovibrio gigas DSM 1382 = ATCC 19364 genomic window:
- a CDS encoding HU family DNA-binding protein, protein MNKSELIRKVSEENNIPLEEATVVVGTFIDSIKDSLSEGDRVEIRGFGSFKIKTYGGYTGRNPKTGEMVTVDPKILPFFRAGKELKEFLNK, encoded by the coding sequence ATGAACAAGAGCGAGCTTATCCGTAAAGTATCCGAAGAAAACAACATCCCTCTTGAGGAAGCTACCGTGGTGGTGGGCACCTTCATCGACTCCATCAAAGATTCCCTCAGCGAAGGCGATCGCGTGGAAATCCGGGGATTCGGCAGCTTCAAGATCAAAACCTACGGCGGCTACACCGGGCGCAACCCCAAAACCGGTGAAATGGTGACCGTGGACCCCAAAATCCTGCCGTTCTTCCGGGCCGGCAAGGAACTCAAGGAATTCCTCAACAAGTAG